The sequence TCTTTGGTAACATGCCAAAGTTTAATGGACTTGCATTGCCTCCTGTGCTAGGGCCAGATGGTGGATATGGAGCCTTTGGTAACATGCcaaagtttaattttcttgatGAATATTCTAGAACAACTGGACTCACACTATGTGATTTGCCAGAACTAGAAGGTGAAGTTGGAGTGGTTTTTGGTTGCCTAAGTTCACTGGAATCTGGAGAGCAAGAGGCAAAGCCCAAAACCAGCAAAAGCACCAAGGTTATCCAACACATTTTTTGGGGGGCACCTGCCATTTTCTTcatgcttctcttcttcttcttcgtcttcttctttttgactTTGATTTGGGAATAAAAATCATTTGCTTCACTCTGCCTTATAATTTGCATTCATCCCTAGCATTCAGCCACGATTTCCTCTTCTCACTCAATCacttgattgattgattgattacTGTAATCGCTCCTGAAGACTTGCCGTTTCTTTTTCAGTCATTGATTTCCCTAAATTGTTAATTGTAATCAATCAGCTACTGATTAGGAAATTATAGTTATGGTAAATTCTTTACTTTCTTTCAATCAAAGGCCTATAGGGTTCACCAATCGTGGAGGTTAATTATGTGAAGCTAAGAGGAAAATGACaatgaaatataataaatttagAACAATCTAAATAAGTGTCGGTGGTTGGAGGGAGCATTTTTGCTCGTTACTTTAACCCAAGGTGTACCGTAGGCCTCACCACCATTCACAAcacttgacacgtgtccaTTGGCATAACAATAGTTCCATAAATACAAAGCAAAGagttaattataattatgtcAATAGATGCgtgtcaagtgttgagaaGAATAGTGATGATACATCTTGGGTTAAAATGATGTTACTTTAAGTTAATTAGATATGTAAAAACTTGGCATCGAAAATCTAGAACGCGTACatgaatatatgaaaattgaaaaataggagaaaaacaataatgaaATATTCTTAACTTAGAAAATAGATTTTAATATTATGGTAGGTTGATGCTATAGGATTGTAAAAATCttggtatatatattatatttagtGTAGTGTGGAAAATAAATCGAAGGCCATTTGAGCCATTGAATGATAACCCAAGTACATGAACAAGGCCACAAATTTAACCATTATATTAACTTATAAACAAATACTTCAGCCATTATAAGGAACACTTTGTGACATTTATAGCAAATTAATTACCCTATCGATTATATGTtgcaaatttaaatattatactAAGCTGGATAAATGCTACATTTTGGTCGTGACAGATTATTTATCCTAGTACTAAGGTCCTTCAAAGTTGAAGCAAGAAATGAAGGtcaatttccaaattttgtccaaattaAAGGTAAAACGATGAGTTCgtcatgaaatgaaaaatccCTTCAACTTTCatatttctgattttttttttttaacatactTGAAATTTGTGAGTTATCTAATCCAATATAATTCTAGGTACCAAACGTTGCCTTGTGGATTTGAAGGACTGGTCCGTGTTCTTCTGGTGGGTTGAGATGGTTGAATTGGTGCATCAACTTTATTTAAAAACCAGAAACAGGTGAGCTCGCACAATTATCTGCTACTAGCCAGAACAAGGTGGTAGAACTGTAGTGCACCTTTTGTAACATACCAAAGTTTAATTTTCTGATGAACTTTGCTGAGGAGGACTTGCATTATGCCTACCACCAGGACCAGATGGTGGAATGAGAGTACCCTTTGGCAGCATAGAAAACTCCAATTTTCTTGGAAAAGGAGGACTCAGACCATGTCCTTTACCTGCATCAGAAGGTTGAATTGGAGGGCCTTTTGGTAATACACCAAACTTTGATTTTGGTTGAAATGATATAGGAGGTAGATTTTTGCTATGTCCCTTACTTGGACCAGATGGTGGAATTAGAGATCTAATTGATAGCATGTGGCCAAATGTAGCCCCTCCTCCATGAAACTGCCCATGCTTCTCTCCTTTATTTGTGATGAGCTTACTTCCATCTGGGGAGAAAGAGGCAAAGCCCAACACTAGCACAAGCACCAAGGCCACCACCAATGACAATTTTTGACAGGTTAGTGCCATGCTCTTCTTCATGAATctcttgttttctctttttcctttttgttgtttctgagTGAAAATCATGCCATACTTGCTCATATAGGAATTAGGTTATACTTCACTAAGAAATTCTTTAAagtttttactttattttcctCAAGTGCTTGTTTGCTATTTAATAGCACTATCAATCCAAGTTAGCTCTATGCCATTGTATTTCATCTGTATATTCGTCTGTAGCCAGTAAAGTATGCCATATGAGGTTCACCAACTATGGAAGCTTATCAAATGTTTTCTTCGTTGAAGGATAGGAGGAAATTTTATCTTAAAGGAAAGTCATTTTCACCCTACTAGCCTGGTATTCATAAATATGAGTTCAATAcggttacatataaatacaaattcGATATCAATACATATTTATGGTAAGTTTCCATTGTGGCCGCAACATTTGGTTTTAAGTGTCCTGTTGTAGCCTGTAGTCTTGTAGACTacctaagaaaaaaaaaaatgtaatatcATTTTGCAGTCCCGAAGCATTCTATTCTCCATCATTAGTCATACCAAGTTAACAACTTTTGTAGCAAAGACTAATCTTTTTATTCATCTTTCTCATGAAACTACCATTTCATGGCTTCATTTACATACTCTACTTAAGCTTCTagaccaacaaagaaaaaaacttgacttgaaaattttcGCATTCTACACTACATAACCACTACCTCTGCTACTAGCTCATCTATCAACGAGTTCTCTACTTCCCTACCTATTATGTCTATGTCGTCTCCCAAATCCAACCACAGCGAGTCTCTTTCGAGCACTTTCTCCAGATTGTCCTCATTTGCGTTCTCTTCTTGGCTTGCCAGCAACTTGCACAGAACACCATGGAGTACACTTCTATGGATCCACTTGGGACCAACTCTTTTGTTTGCAGGCCTCACCCATGGGTGTGGATCAGTGAATTGCTCAAACATCTCCAGAAGCCCTGAATTTATCCGGTCGAACAGTAATCTCCTCTCAGGCTTTGGCCAAGAAGTCTGATCAGGGTATTTCTTCTCAAGCTCTTCGAACAGTAAAGGGCTCACAGGACATTCTGGAGTGTGCCATGTTGTCAAAAAGGTACCCGAGTCAGCACTGTTTAAACCAGATTCAGTTAAAATATCGGCCAAGTACGAGGACTCCCAGCTCCCTTGATCTCTATGAAGTCCTATTGCATCTGAAAACCCAGTAGATTCTTCACCAACTTCTTCATCACTTGAGATTTCCATGGGTCCCTCTGCATATGGTTCTGACTCCAGCTTGAGTAGCTGAAGCTGCATCCGAAGCCCTAACAACCAAAtagaatatgaaaattaagGCAAACAAAGGaataaatcaattaactaAACGAATGTGCAACACAGACGGAAGAAAAGGTAATCATAGTCATAATAGAACTCAAAACAGATTCAGttcaacaaattcaattgATATGGCAgacaaaatttcaactccCACCAACGACTACAGCCCACCTTATCCAACATCCGCACTCAGAAATTGCAAAATCAACTGACTTCTCGCACATGATATAATTGGAAAGCAGCAAGGCAATAGTTTATTCTATTCCAGCACCTACATATTCCATAGGGAAACTAGCACTagaaacctaaaaaataatcaatatAAATGGTCTTCCAGTTACCTTGCAGGTCAGCATTGAGACTCTCAAAGCATTCAGGAGAAGATGATGCATCATCAGTGAAAGGAACTTCCAGAACTGAAACAGGACTGGGTTGATCCGCCTCCTTAGTTCTTGCAGGCGATTCTATTCCAGGTACAGGGTGGTCAGAGGGGACTGCCCGTTCAACAGGTGGCCTGATTGATGGTTCCTGGAAATTTATTGAAATATTTAAGAGACAAAAATATTCTTGATGCAAAGCTCTGCTTTCAACTGCGCAGGAAATGAATTCCAAACACATTGAATAGAAGTGACATACACAAAGTATGATGAATTGATACATCTACTTGTTTGTATAAAATGGTATATgataaaatcatcaacaatAATTAACATCTCACAAAGAGTAATATGCAacaggtatatatatatttttttgtcttcaGGAACATCAAAAATGAAATCATATAAGAGTTTTTTAGAATCAGTCCTGGGGATTTCAACATCAATAAGTCTCTACTAAGTCTATATCATTACAGCATTGATATTATCCTATCACACAATCAAAAACCAAGCAGACAATTAAACACAAACCTGAGGAACTAGGTTCTCTTTGGGAGTAGAAGAAGAATCGCCTTCTACCAACATATGAGAAGATGATTCTGGAAGGAACGTATCCGGAGTTTCGGAAGGTAATGATGCATCCGGATCCACCAGTTTTACAGAAGCTGAACTTGAATCTGCAGCATTACTAGGTGATGACTCAAAGACTGAAATATTCTGCTGGGATTGATTGTTCTCTTCAAAGTCGGTTTTATCTTTACTCTGAGTAGTATGAGTTTCAGGTGAAATGTCAATAGCTTCCCTACCTAAGGAGCGAGAAGAATACGATCTTTTATTACTGGATCTAGAGTGTTTGCGGGCACCTTCTCTAAGATCAAGATTCCCCTTTACTAGCTGGTTTCTTTCGTGCTGGACTGTTTCTTTTGGTATCAGATACCTGTCATCACGTATAGTTTCACGGCGCATACTTGTTTTATAACTTCCAAATGCACTAGATGAAGATGGAAGAGATTTCGATCTTGATAAACTATTAATACATCCATCCTTCCAGCCATCCCTACTGCTGATACCCAGAGGTCCACCACATCGTGCAGGTGCATCTTCAGTAGAAAATTTATCTCTAAATCCTGCCTCACCAATCATGGCATTCAATTTTTCTGCTCGCATTTCCTTGTCGGGGATAGCAAGCATTTCAGCAAGGGTGTTGCCCCTGCTAACAACTCCCACTTCTTGGGACTTGTGAGTCATTTTCCATCTCTCTGAGAGTCTCTTCTTGGCCTCTCTACTCACAGTTGATTCAGTAGAGCATGATGATGATGGCCTAGAGTGATTATTCAAGTGAAAGGAATGTCTGGAAGCCACTGACATCACCTCTGATTCATTTGCAGATTCATTCTCAGACATGCTACAAGAACTCTCATCACCAGCATATCCTTTCAAACCAGATGATGAAAAACGTACAGAACCGGTGCTAAAGTTATTCCTCATTTGCCTTGTGATTTCTTTAGCAACTTCCCTAGATTCTCTAGACTTATGCCTCAAATGGCCATCTTTATCTTGGGAGTTTTTCCTTCCCCGTGATTCTGTCTCCCTATTTCTAATGCTCGGAAATTCTGCGTGTTTCCTACCATCTAACATAGAAGCATGAGAAGAACAAGGTGATGAAATAGTTTTGGTACCATTCAGCATCTTCCCAAGGTTAGGTTTCAGAACAACTATCCTTGTAGGAGGAATGGAAGATTCATTTTTCACTTCTGATAGGTTAATTGATGACTTGAGAGAACTATGACCAGCATGTCTACTGTCAGAGTGGCTAGAAAAAGAATCGCGATGCTCCTGAGGAGATTTACAGTTATTCTTCCGAGGGGTTTCTCTCACTGCTGTCCAGCCAAGGTCAATGTTCTCATACCTCTGAGCTTCTGATGACTTCATAGAGGCTATGTGACCACAACGGGAATGGGGGCCACCTTGCAGATCATGCAGATGCTTTGCGAACAATGAGTCTGGTTGCTGAAGAAATTTTAGAAGAAGATCCTTGTTAGAATCCAGCACCTCAAGTGCATCATGGAATTCCTTTGAATCCTGTAGCCTCTCATCTGTTGAAAGACGTTTAGCATCCATGAATTTCTGTCGAACAAAAGCCATCTCAGCATCACTGAGCTTCGAGTTAGCATTCCCTCGTGAAGAGCAACTACGACCTTCTACCTTTGAAGCTTCGAAAACTTCAAACACATCCTTGAATTCTTGTTGCTCCTTTGAGTTCTTCCTAGATGAACGGCGGTCATAACACATGCTGCTCCTCTCCTCTTTCTCTACCAATCTTGTCCTCTGAAGACAATTCTCTGAAATGCTTTTCTGTTGTCTATGAGCAGGCTGCTGAGGTGGCAGCCCATCAAGACCCATCAATTTGGCAATAACGCTTGGCGACCTCCTTCTGGGTTCAGTTTCTCTCAACATCTCCTCAGCTAATAATTTCTTTATTGGAGTTCCAACAACTTGCTTTGAAGATCGTCGCCCCAACTCAAACGTGAACTGCAAGGGG comes from Prunus dulcis chromosome 6, ALMONDv2, whole genome shotgun sequence and encodes:
- the LOC117632885 gene encoding uncharacterized protein LOC117632885, translated to MENLRPRRSKITSIADRSSEERFASTERAFRGGNRQVKKQKNFPKLASDSSSCSSGSTGDDSFTFELGRRSSKQVVGTPIKKLLAEEMLRETEPRRRSPSVIAKLMGLDGLPPQQPAHRQQKSISENCLQRTRLVEKEERSSMCYDRRSSRKNSKEQQEFKDVFEVFEASKVEGRSCSSRGNANSKLSDAEMAFVRQKFMDAKRLSTDERLQDSKEFHDALEVLDSNKDLLLKFLQQPDSLFAKHLHDLQGGPHSRCGHIASMKSSEAQRYENIDLGWTAVRETPRKNNCKSPQEHRDSFSSHSDSRHAGHSSLKSSINLSEVKNESSIPPTRIVVLKPNLGKMLNGTKTISSPCSSHASMLDGRKHAEFPSIRNRETESRGRKNSQDKDGHLRHKSRESREVAKEITRQMRNNFSTGSVRFSSSGLKGYAGDESSCSMSENESANESEVMSVASRHSFHLNNHSRPSSSCSTESTVSREAKKRLSERWKMTHKSQEVGVVSRGNTLAEMLAIPDKEMRAEKLNAMIGEAGFRDKFSTEDAPARCGGPLGISSRDGWKDGCINSLSRSKSLPSSSSAFGSYKTSMRRETIRDDRYLIPKETVQHERNQLVKGNLDLREGARKHSRSSNKRSYSSRSLGREAIDISPETHTTQSKDKTDFEENNQSQQNISVFESSPSNAADSSSASVKLVDPDASLPSETPDTFLPESSSHMLVEGDSSSTPKENLVPQEPSIRPPVERAVPSDHPVPGIESPARTKEADQPSPVSVLEVPFTDDASSSPECFESLNADLQGLRMQLQLLKLESEPYAEGPMEISSDEEVGEESTGFSDAIGLHRDQGSWESSYLADILTESGLNSADSGTFLTTWHTPECPVSPLLFEELEKKYPDQTSWPKPERRLLFDRINSGLLEMFEQFTDPHPWVRPANKRVGPKWIHRSVLHGVLCKLLASQEENANEDNLEKVLERDSLWLDLGDDIDIIGREVENSLIDELVAEVVVM